In Amycolatopsis coloradensis, one genomic interval encodes:
- a CDS encoding APC family permease — translation MGTQRPRRGLGHRRLGAAQIVFFVVAAAGPLFAIAGGVPTNYAVTGSIGVPLSFLLLGPILGLFAVGYAAMSRYITNAGAFYPYVANGVGKSTGAGIAFVTLISYNAIQISIYGLFGWSVSTWLGTLTGSPPPWWLCALVMVLIVGALGVLRVDLNAKVLGVALCLEVAVVAIVDIALFANPAGGTVSWAPLEPSSLFTTGVGAVFAFSAAAFIGFEGAATYGEETREPSRTVGRATYAAIGLTAVLYVVSSLALAVATGPDVIVTTAAAQGPDLLFNLAGEHLGETFSDVAYTLFVTGQCAALLSFHNAVARYFFALGREGLLSRSLAKTSKRTGAPVAGSLTQTALALVVVALFAIAGRDPVTELFTWLGTTASTGVVVIMIAVSLSVIGFFKRRRDAENAWRRWIAPGAAMLALSAVLALILLNFDLLLGPAGTFLLRWGLSGLVLVAALAGFLRAEVLRTKDPETYAAIGGPLEEDEPVALRAGR, via the coding sequence ATGGGTACGCAAAGACCGCGGCGCGGTCTCGGCCATCGACGGCTCGGAGCCGCGCAGATCGTGTTCTTCGTGGTGGCCGCGGCGGGTCCGCTGTTCGCCATCGCGGGCGGGGTCCCGACCAACTACGCGGTCACCGGCAGTATCGGGGTGCCGCTGTCGTTCCTCCTGCTCGGCCCGATCCTGGGGCTGTTCGCGGTCGGATACGCCGCGATGAGCCGCTACATCACCAACGCGGGTGCGTTCTACCCCTACGTCGCCAACGGGGTCGGCAAATCCACCGGCGCCGGGATCGCGTTCGTCACGCTGATCTCCTACAACGCCATCCAGATCAGCATCTACGGGCTGTTCGGCTGGTCGGTGTCGACCTGGCTGGGCACGCTCACCGGATCCCCGCCGCCGTGGTGGCTGTGCGCGCTGGTGATGGTGCTGATCGTCGGCGCGCTCGGCGTCCTGCGGGTCGATCTCAACGCCAAGGTGCTCGGGGTGGCGCTGTGCCTCGAAGTCGCCGTCGTCGCGATCGTCGACATCGCGTTGTTCGCGAATCCGGCCGGTGGCACCGTTTCCTGGGCCCCGCTGGAGCCGTCGAGCCTGTTCACCACCGGCGTGGGCGCGGTGTTCGCGTTCTCCGCCGCCGCGTTCATCGGCTTCGAGGGCGCGGCGACCTACGGCGAGGAGACCCGGGAACCCAGCCGCACGGTCGGGCGCGCGACGTACGCGGCGATCGGGCTCACCGCGGTGCTCTACGTCGTCTCGTCGCTCGCGCTGGCGGTGGCGACCGGGCCGGACGTCATCGTCACCACCGCGGCCGCGCAGGGCCCGGACCTGCTGTTCAACCTCGCGGGCGAGCACCTCGGCGAGACGTTCTCCGATGTCGCGTACACGCTGTTCGTGACCGGCCAGTGCGCGGCGCTGCTGAGCTTCCACAACGCCGTCGCGCGGTATTTCTTCGCGCTGGGCAGGGAAGGGCTGCTGTCGCGCTCACTGGCCAAGACCAGCAAACGCACCGGCGCGCCGGTGGCCGGTTCGCTCACGCAAACCGCGCTGGCGCTGGTGGTCGTGGCGCTGTTCGCGATCGCGGGCCGCGATCCGGTGACCGAACTGTTCACCTGGCTCGGCACGACGGCGTCCACCGGTGTCGTGGTGATCATGATCGCCGTCTCCCTTTCGGTGATCGGCTTTTTCAAACGGCGCCGCGACGCCGAAAACGCCTGGCGCCGCTGGATCGCGCCGGGGGCGGCGATGCTCGCCCTGTCGGCCGTCCTCGCGCTGATCCTGCTCAACTTCGATCTGCTGCTCGGCCCGGCCGGGACGTTCCTGTTGCGCTGGGGGCTGTCCGGTCTCGTGCTCGTCGCGGCACTGGCCGGCTTCCTGCGCGCGGAAGTGTTGCGGACAAAGGATCCCGAGACGTACGCCGCCATCGGCGGTCCGCTCGAAGAGGACGAACCCGTCGCGCTGAGAGCGGGGCGATGA
- a CDS encoding cation:proton antiporter, whose product MSSGHALLAVGGAFLAAGVIARAGARIGLPTIPLFMLAGFVFGPNTPGLSLVDDPAELGVLAGLGLVFLLFYLGLEFSLDDLAKGGRKLVWSGLIYLILNIGGGLAFGFLLGWGTREALVIAGAIGISSSAIVTKLLLESRRMNNPESRLIMGIIVIEDLFLALYLALLQPVLSGAGSFGSALADFGKAFAFLIVMAALARWGGRVVSKLFGSADDELLTVCFVGVAVMGAAVAEEVGVSDAIGAFMVGMMLGGSKVAPRIHKLVLPLRDAFGALFFFIFGLSIDPNAVGSVVVPVLIAVALTIVLNLGAGALAARLHGFGRQAGVNIGLTVLTRGEFSLVLAAMATAAGLDSRVAPFVAGYVLLLAVIGPVAVIRSEKLTWLLPASIVRGSTRRDEPARAT is encoded by the coding sequence ATGAGTTCCGGTCATGCCTTGCTGGCCGTCGGCGGGGCGTTCCTCGCCGCCGGTGTCATCGCCAGAGCGGGCGCCCGTATCGGGCTGCCGACCATCCCCCTGTTCATGCTGGCCGGTTTCGTCTTCGGCCCCAACACTCCCGGACTGTCCCTTGTGGACGATCCGGCCGAACTCGGTGTGCTCGCCGGGCTCGGTCTCGTCTTCCTGCTGTTCTACCTCGGCCTCGAGTTCTCCCTCGACGACCTGGCCAAGGGCGGGCGCAAACTCGTCTGGTCCGGGCTGATCTACCTGATCCTCAACATCGGCGGCGGCCTCGCGTTCGGCTTCCTGCTGGGCTGGGGGACCAGGGAAGCGCTGGTCATCGCCGGTGCCATCGGTATCTCGTCGTCCGCGATCGTCACCAAACTCCTGCTCGAATCACGCCGGATGAACAATCCCGAATCCCGGCTGATCATGGGCATCATCGTGATCGAGGACCTGTTCCTCGCGCTGTACCTGGCGTTGCTGCAGCCGGTGCTGTCCGGCGCCGGGAGCTTCGGTTCGGCGCTCGCCGACTTCGGCAAGGCCTTCGCGTTCCTGATCGTGATGGCCGCGCTCGCCCGCTGGGGCGGCCGGGTGGTGTCGAAGCTGTTCGGTTCGGCCGACGACGAGCTGCTCACCGTCTGCTTCGTCGGTGTCGCGGTGATGGGTGCCGCTGTCGCCGAAGAGGTCGGCGTGTCCGACGCCATCGGCGCGTTCATGGTCGGCATGATGCTCGGCGGTTCGAAGGTCGCGCCGCGTATCCACAAGCTGGTGCTCCCGCTGCGGGACGCGTTCGGCGCGCTGTTCTTCTTCATCTTCGGGCTCAGCATCGATCCGAACGCGGTCGGCTCGGTGGTCGTGCCGGTGCTGATCGCGGTGGCGCTGACGATCGTGCTGAACCTCGGAGCCGGCGCGCTGGCCGCGCGGCTGCACGGGTTCGGCCGCCAGGCCGGGGTGAACATCGGGCTCACCGTGCTCACCCGCGGCGAGTTCTCGCTCGTGCTCGCGGCGATGGCGACCGCGGCCGGGCTCGACTCGCGGGTCGCGCCGTTCGTCGCGGGCTACGTCCTGCTGCTGGCCGTGATCGGTCCAGTCGCGGTCATCCGCTCCGAGAAGCTCACCTGGTTGCTACCGGCGAGTATTGTCCGAGGCTCGACCCGCCGCGACGAGCCGGCCAGGGCGACGTGA
- a CDS encoding RidA family protein, which produces MTIQRHHPPGLHPTPTYHHVTIVEGRRDIHLAGQCPLAEDGKVVEGGVLAQVDQVVANTAAALAFAKATPADVVRTVIYVVTPDADVLSAVWDRFVESEIGEAFTTASTLLGVAQLGYPGQLVELDVTAATA; this is translated from the coding sequence GTGACCATTCAACGCCACCATCCGCCCGGTCTGCACCCCACGCCCACCTACCACCACGTGACCATCGTCGAAGGACGGCGGGACATCCACCTCGCCGGCCAGTGCCCGCTCGCCGAGGACGGCAAGGTCGTCGAGGGCGGCGTGCTCGCCCAGGTCGACCAGGTCGTCGCGAACACCGCCGCCGCGCTCGCCTTCGCCAAGGCGACCCCGGCCGACGTGGTGCGCACGGTGATCTACGTGGTCACGCCGGACGCCGACGTGCTCTCGGCCGTGTGGGACCGGTTCGTCGAGTCGGAGATCGGGGAGGCCTTCACCACCGCGAGCACCCTGCTCGGCGTCGCGCAGCTCGGGTATCCCGGGCAGCTCGTCGAGCTCGACGTCACCGCCGCCACGGCCTGA
- a CDS encoding Dyp-type peroxidase, whose translation MSVDLTMPLEWKTATGDAAKMLDELQPNILKAHARDHFSALFLRFSEAQDAMEFLASLVPLMKSAKTHLTEVERFKTEGVKGSPYVGTGLTAAGYRFLKIEVPQDASFRLGMRAQETREKLNDPPRSTFDGGYHDEIHAVVIIGDAEDAPTTARRNEVLALIPSTVSVVAEETGLGRVNANGDGIEHFGYVDGRSQPLFLVEDIHAEKTETDGIGVWDPTAPLNQVLVPDHAAPDPGVHFGSYFVFRKLEQNVRRFKQSEEALADQLGLVGEDRERAGAMIVGRFEDGTPLTAQREEGAESPVPNNFDYGSDAAGAKCPFQAHIRKTNPRGSGGAEQPPRERLHLMARRGVPYGERADDPNADLPPSARPSGGVGLLFMAFNSVLGNQFEFTQATWSNNPGFPIPPVGVKPPGLDPVIGQGPRPESVYTTEWAGDRTVTADPIPQSVTLKGGDYFFMPSLAFLRGLGGKG comes from the coding sequence ATGTCCGTCGATCTGACCATGCCCTTGGAATGGAAGACCGCGACCGGCGACGCCGCGAAGATGCTCGACGAACTACAGCCGAACATCCTCAAAGCACACGCTCGCGACCATTTTTCCGCACTGTTCCTCCGTTTTTCGGAGGCCCAGGACGCGATGGAGTTCCTCGCGTCGCTCGTCCCGCTGATGAAGTCCGCGAAGACCCACCTGACCGAGGTCGAGCGCTTCAAAACCGAAGGGGTGAAGGGGTCGCCCTACGTCGGCACCGGACTGACCGCGGCCGGCTACCGGTTCCTGAAAATCGAGGTGCCGCAAGACGCATCGTTCCGTCTCGGCATGCGTGCGCAGGAGACCCGCGAGAAGCTGAACGACCCGCCGCGCTCCACGTTCGACGGTGGATACCACGACGAGATCCACGCGGTCGTCATCATCGGCGACGCCGAAGACGCTCCGACGACCGCGCGCCGGAACGAGGTTCTGGCGCTGATTCCGTCGACGGTCTCCGTCGTCGCCGAGGAAACCGGACTCGGGCGGGTGAACGCCAACGGGGACGGGATCGAACATTTCGGCTACGTCGACGGCCGGAGCCAGCCGCTCTTCCTGGTCGAGGACATTCACGCGGAAAAGACGGAAACGGACGGTATCGGCGTCTGGGATCCGACCGCTCCCCTGAACCAGGTGCTCGTCCCGGATCACGCCGCCCCCGATCCAGGAGTGCATTTCGGCAGCTACTTCGTTTTCCGCAAACTGGAACAGAATGTGCGGCGATTCAAGCAGTCCGAGGAGGCCTTGGCGGATCAATTGGGCCTCGTCGGCGAAGACCGGGAACGGGCGGGCGCGATGATCGTCGGCCGTTTCGAAGACGGCACCCCGCTGACCGCGCAACGGGAAGAGGGTGCGGAAAGTCCGGTACCGAACAACTTCGACTACGGAAGTGACGCCGCCGGCGCCAAATGCCCATTCCAGGCCCATATCCGGAAGACGAACCCGCGCGGCAGCGGAGGCGCGGAACAGCCGCCGCGGGAACGCCTGCACCTGATGGCGCGACGGGGCGTGCCCTACGGCGAACGAGCCGACGACCCGAACGCCGACCTGCCGCCGTCGGCCCGGCCCAGCGGCGGCGTCGGCCTGCTGTTCATGGCGTTCAATTCGGTGCTGGGCAACCAGTTCGAGTTCACCCAGGCGACCTGGTCGAACAACCCGGGGTTCCCGATCCCGCCCGTCGGGGTCAAGCCGCCGGGCCTCGACCCGGTCATCGGCCAGGGCCCGCGGCCGGAATCCGTCTACACCACGGAATGGGCGGGCGACCGCACGGTGACCGCGGATCCGATCCCGCAGTCGGTGACACTGAAGGGCGGCGACTACTTCTTCATGCCGTCGCTCGCCTTCCTGCGCGGGCTCGGCGGAAAGGGCTGA
- a CDS encoding GNAT family N-acetyltransferase, which produces MPRCSTTTWSARGSSQGTSAAAGGHVDVSGDLSGAVLWTPAGEEDLDDDAFAGLTGEEIGRLTALSELMTEHAPGGEYHHAQFIGVRETARRQGIGARLLKHGLDRCGAVPAYLEVSSAESAKLYRLLGFRDHGPAFAVEGGPPMRPMWREP; this is translated from the coding sequence TTGCCGAGGTGTTCCACGACGACCTGGTCAGCGCGTGGGTCTTCCCAGGGGACGAGCGCCGCCGCGGGCGGTCACGTCGATGTCTCCGGCGACCTGTCCGGCGCCGTCCTCTGGACGCCGGCCGGAGAGGAGGACCTGGACGACGACGCGTTCGCCGGGCTCACCGGGGAAGAAATCGGCAGGCTGACGGCGTTGTCCGAGCTGATGACGGAGCACGCTCCCGGCGGGGAGTACCACCACGCGCAGTTCATCGGCGTCCGCGAGACCGCGCGGCGGCAAGGGATCGGCGCACGGTTGCTGAAGCACGGGCTCGACCGCTGCGGCGCGGTGCCCGCGTACCTGGAGGTGAGCAGCGCGGAGAGCGCGAAACTGTACCGGCTGCTGGGTTTCCGCGATCACGGACCGGCTTTCGCGGTCGAGGGCGGGCCGCCGATGCGGCCGATGTGGCGCGAGCCGTGA
- a CDS encoding lactate 2-monooxygenase, with product MTERFGGYQNEIYLQGLGGTFPPCSTDATKLEESAREILEPGPFWYVAGSAGSGATARANREAFDRWRLVPRMLTGATERDLSTTVLGTPVPAPVLLAPVGVQSIVHEGAEPAAARAAASVGLPYVMSTASSTSIEDVAEASGDGPRWFQLYWPTDNEVCASILARAKAAGFTTLVVTLDTWTLAWRPNDLDHAYLPFIKGIGLGVPLSDPVFRGLLEKTPEEDPPTAILRWISMITGTDSTWDRLPFLREHWDGPIVLKGIQHPDDARRAVEAGMDGIVVSNHGGRQVDGAIASLDALPEIVAAVGDRLEILFDSGIRTGADIAKALALGAKAVLVGRPWVYGLAHAGEDGVRHVLRSLLADLDLTMGLSGHRRLADLTPGSLTRS from the coding sequence GTGACCGAACGGTTCGGCGGCTACCAGAACGAGATCTACCTGCAGGGGCTCGGCGGGACCTTCCCGCCGTGCTCCACCGACGCCACGAAACTGGAGGAGTCCGCGCGGGAGATCCTGGAGCCCGGACCGTTCTGGTACGTCGCGGGCTCGGCCGGATCGGGCGCCACCGCGCGTGCCAACCGGGAGGCGTTCGACCGCTGGCGCCTCGTGCCCAGGATGCTCACCGGCGCCACCGAACGCGATCTGTCGACGACGGTGCTGGGGACGCCGGTGCCGGCGCCGGTGCTGCTGGCGCCGGTCGGCGTCCAGTCGATCGTGCACGAGGGCGCCGAACCGGCGGCCGCGCGGGCCGCGGCGTCGGTCGGCCTGCCGTACGTCATGTCGACAGCGTCCTCCACGAGCATCGAGGACGTCGCCGAGGCCAGTGGAGACGGGCCGCGCTGGTTCCAGCTGTACTGGCCGACGGACAACGAGGTCTGCGCGAGCATCCTGGCGCGGGCGAAGGCCGCGGGCTTCACGACGCTCGTGGTCACGCTCGACACCTGGACCCTCGCGTGGCGCCCGAACGACCTCGACCACGCGTACCTGCCGTTCATCAAGGGCATCGGGCTCGGTGTCCCGCTCAGCGACCCGGTGTTCCGCGGTCTGCTGGAGAAGACGCCCGAAGAGGATCCGCCCACCGCGATCCTGCGCTGGATCTCGATGATCACCGGCACCGACAGCACCTGGGACCGGCTGCCGTTCCTGCGCGAGCACTGGGACGGGCCGATCGTGCTCAAGGGCATCCAGCACCCCGACGACGCGCGCCGCGCCGTCGAGGCCGGGATGGACGGGATCGTCGTGTCCAACCACGGCGGCCGTCAGGTCGACGGCGCGATCGCCTCACTCGACGCGCTCCCGGAGATCGTGGCCGCCGTCGGCGACCGGCTGGAGATCCTGTTCGACTCCGGCATCCGCACCGGCGCCGACATCGCCAAAGCGCTCGCGCTCGGGGCCAAGGCCGTGCTGGTGGGGCGGCCGTGGGTGTACGGCCTGGCGCACGCGGGGGAGGACGGCGTCCGGCACGTGCTGCGGAGCCTGCTCGCCGACCTCGACCTGACCATGGGCCTGTCCGGGCACCGGCGGCTCGCCGACCTCACGCCGGGCTCGCTCACCCGCTCCTGA
- the hrpA gene encoding ATP-dependent RNA helicase HrpA: protein MSRDEHRLRRRLDGARKARNAESIAAQIEADIEAAELRITRRRDSVPKISFPEELPVSQRKDEIAEAIRDHQVVIVAGETGSGKTTQLPKICLELGRGIRGQIGHTQPRRLAARTVADRIASELNTELGETVGYKVRFTDHSGQDTLVKLMTDGILLAEIQTDRMLRQYDTLIIDEAHERSLNIDFILGYVKQLLPRRPDLKVIITSATIDPERFSKHFDDAPIVEVSGRTYPVEVRYRPIIDPDDPDADQDRDQTQAICDAVDELQHEGPGDILVFLSGEREIRDAADALSKQDLRNTEILPLYARLSSSDQHRVFQRHTGRRVVLATNVAETSLTVPGIKYVVDPGTARISRYSHRTKVQRLPIEPVSQASANQRKGRCGRTSDGICIRLYSEDDFDARPEFTDPEILRTNLASVILQMTSLGLGDIAAFPFVEPPDRRQVTDGVQLLQELGAFEMSDGKKLTETGRKLAQLPVDPRMARMVLEASRNGCVREVMIIAAALSIQDPRERPAEKQQAADEQHARFADKTSDFLAYLNLWEYVTEQQKALSSNQFRRMCRNEYLNYLRIREWQDIFSQLRQLAKPLGITLDTSGPADPQRVHTSLIAGLLSHVGLKDPAKGDYLGARGARFSVFPGSALFKKQPRFVMSAELVETSRLWGRVNARIEPEWVEPLAGHVVKRNYSEPHWERKQGAVMALEKVTLYGVPLVADRRVNYGRIDPETSRELFIRHALVEGDWETRHHFFRENRALLDEVEDLENRARRRDILVDDETLFEFYDQRVPADVVSARHFDSWWKKARHTEPDLLSFEKTMLINETAGGVREADYPDFWTQGSQTFKLTYQFEPGADADGVTVHIPLPVLNQVTADGFDWQVPGLREELVTQLIKSLPKAIRRNFVPAPDHAKLVLSRVGPAEGPLLHVVADELEALRGVVIPDDAWQLPAVPEHLKMTFRVVDVRGKKVSEGKDIEALKRDLSGQVRATISKAADSIEREGLTTPAFGELPKVFASKQRGHDVKAYPALVDEGGSVAVRLLDTPGQQEQSMWAGTRRMLRLNIPSPMKFITRNLGNSSKLVLNRNPHGSVAALLEDCVDCAVDKLVADNGGPRWDEAGFAVLLEKVRAGLNPGVLDVLTNVEKILRAANDVETRLADTRGPKDSLADIRAQLDGLVHKGFVTETGQDRLKHVIRYLRGIERRLEKLPTEPTRDIQRTGDIAWLRNEYQAALDALPPGTSSPALREIRWMLEELRVSFFAQTLGTAHPVSLKRVIKALDDAAAPRN, encoded by the coding sequence ATGTCGCGCGACGAGCATCGCCTCCGGCGCCGGCTCGACGGTGCCCGGAAAGCGCGTAACGCCGAGTCGATCGCCGCCCAGATCGAGGCCGACATCGAGGCCGCCGAACTCCGGATCACCCGCAGGCGGGACAGCGTCCCGAAGATCTCGTTCCCCGAAGAGCTGCCCGTCAGCCAGCGCAAGGACGAGATCGCCGAGGCCATCCGCGACCACCAGGTGGTGATCGTCGCCGGCGAGACCGGTTCGGGGAAGACGACCCAGCTGCCGAAGATCTGCCTCGAGCTCGGCCGCGGTATCCGGGGCCAGATCGGGCACACGCAACCACGGCGGCTGGCCGCGCGCACGGTCGCCGATCGCATCGCCTCCGAGTTGAACACCGAGCTCGGCGAGACCGTCGGCTACAAGGTCCGGTTCACCGACCACTCCGGCCAGGACACGCTGGTCAAGCTGATGACCGACGGCATCCTGCTCGCCGAGATCCAGACCGACCGGATGCTGCGGCAGTACGACACGCTGATCATCGACGAGGCGCACGAGCGCAGCCTCAATATCGACTTCATCCTCGGCTACGTCAAGCAGCTCCTGCCGCGCCGACCCGATCTCAAGGTGATCATCACCTCGGCGACCATCGACCCGGAGCGGTTCTCCAAGCATTTCGACGACGCGCCGATCGTGGAGGTCTCCGGCCGGACGTATCCGGTCGAGGTCCGTTACCGGCCGATCATCGATCCGGACGATCCGGACGCCGATCAGGACCGCGACCAGACGCAGGCCATCTGCGACGCCGTCGACGAACTCCAGCACGAGGGACCGGGTGACATCCTGGTGTTCCTCTCCGGCGAGCGGGAGATCCGCGACGCCGCGGACGCCCTGTCCAAACAGGACCTCAGGAACACCGAGATCCTGCCGCTGTACGCCCGGCTCTCGTCGTCGGACCAGCACCGGGTGTTCCAGCGCCACACCGGGCGCCGTGTCGTGCTCGCGACGAACGTCGCCGAGACCTCGCTGACCGTGCCGGGCATCAAGTACGTCGTCGACCCCGGCACCGCGCGGATCTCGCGCTACAGCCACCGCACCAAGGTGCAGCGGCTGCCGATCGAACCGGTGTCGCAGGCGTCGGCGAACCAGCGCAAGGGCCGCTGCGGCCGGACGTCCGACGGTATCTGCATCCGCCTGTACTCCGAAGACGACTTCGACGCCCGGCCCGAGTTCACCGATCCGGAGATCCTGCGGACCAACCTCGCGTCGGTCATCCTGCAGATGACCTCGCTCGGCCTCGGCGACATCGCGGCGTTCCCCTTCGTGGAGCCGCCGGATCGCCGTCAGGTCACCGACGGTGTCCAGCTGCTGCAGGAGCTCGGCGCGTTCGAGATGTCCGACGGCAAGAAGCTGACCGAGACCGGCCGCAAACTCGCGCAGCTCCCGGTCGACCCGCGAATGGCGCGGATGGTGCTGGAGGCCTCGCGCAACGGCTGCGTCCGCGAAGTGATGATCATCGCCGCCGCACTGTCCATTCAGGACCCGCGCGAGCGGCCGGCGGAGAAGCAGCAGGCGGCGGACGAGCAGCACGCGCGGTTCGCGGACAAGACGTCCGACTTCCTCGCGTACCTGAACCTGTGGGAGTACGTCACCGAGCAGCAGAAGGCGTTGTCCAGCAACCAGTTCCGCCGGATGTGCCGCAACGAGTACCTGAATTACCTGCGCATCCGCGAATGGCAGGACATCTTCAGCCAGCTGCGTCAGCTGGCCAAACCGCTCGGTATCACCCTCGACACCTCCGGCCCGGCCGATCCGCAACGTGTGCACACGTCGCTGATCGCCGGGCTGCTGTCGCATGTCGGCCTCAAGGATCCGGCCAAGGGCGACTATCTCGGCGCGCGCGGGGCACGGTTCTCGGTGTTCCCGGGTTCGGCGCTGTTCAAGAAGCAGCCGCGGTTCGTGATGTCGGCCGAACTCGTCGAAACCTCCCGTCTGTGGGGCCGGGTCAACGCGAGGATCGAGCCGGAGTGGGTCGAGCCGCTCGCCGGGCACGTGGTGAAGCGGAACTACTCCGAGCCGCACTGGGAGCGCAAGCAGGGCGCGGTGATGGCGCTCGAGAAGGTGACCCTGTACGGCGTTCCGCTCGTCGCCGACCGCCGGGTCAACTACGGCCGCATCGACCCGGAGACGAGCCGCGAGCTGTTCATCCGGCACGCGCTCGTGGAAGGCGACTGGGAAACCCGGCACCACTTCTTCCGCGAGAACCGTGCGTTGCTCGACGAGGTCGAGGACCTGGAGAACCGCGCCCGCCGCCGCGACATCCTGGTCGACGACGAGACGCTGTTCGAGTTCTACGACCAGCGCGTCCCGGCCGACGTCGTCTCCGCGCGGCATTTCGACAGCTGGTGGAAGAAGGCGCGCCACACCGAGCCCGACCTGTTGAGCTTCGAGAAGACGATGCTCATCAACGAGACCGCCGGCGGCGTGCGCGAGGCCGACTACCCCGACTTCTGGACCCAAGGCAGCCAGACCTTCAAGCTCACGTACCAGTTCGAGCCGGGGGCCGACGCGGACGGCGTCACCGTGCACATCCCGCTGCCGGTGCTGAACCAGGTCACCGCGGACGGCTTCGACTGGCAGGTCCCCGGCCTGCGGGAAGAACTGGTGACGCAGCTGATCAAGTCGCTGCCCAAGGCGATCCGGCGCAACTTCGTGCCGGCGCCCGACCACGCGAAACTGGTGCTGTCGCGGGTCGGCCCGGCCGAGGGGCCGCTGCTGCACGTCGTCGCCGACGAGCTGGAAGCGTTGCGCGGGGTGGTGATCCCCGACGACGCCTGGCAACTGCCGGCGGTTCCCGAACATCTGAAGATGACCTTCCGCGTGGTCGACGTCCGCGGCAAGAAGGTGTCCGAGGGCAAGGACATCGAGGCGCTCAAACGAGATCTGAGCGGCCAGGTGCGCGCGACGATCTCCAAGGCCGCCGACAGCATCGAGCGTGAGGGCCTGACGACGCCCGCGTTCGGCGAGCTGCCCAAGGTGTTCGCGAGCAAGCAGCGCGGGCACGACGTCAAGGCGTATCCGGCGCTGGTCGACGAAGGTGGTTCCGTGGCGGTGCGGCTGCTGGACACGCCGGGCCAGCAGGAACAGTCGATGTGGGCGGGTACTCGGCGGATGCTGCGGCTGAACATCCCGTCGCCGATGAAGTTCATCACCCGCAACCTCGGCAACTCGTCGAAACTCGTGCTGAACCGGAATCCGCACGGCTCCGTGGCGGCACTGCTCGAAGACTGTGTGGACTGCGCGGTCGACAAGCTCGTGGCCGACAACGGCGGCCCGCGCTGGGACGAGGCCGGATTCGCCGTCCTGCTGGAAAAGGTGCGCGCCGGGCTGAACCCCGGGGTACTCGACGTGCTGACCAACGTCGAGAAGATCCTGCGCGCGGCCAACGACGTCGAAACCCGGCTGGCCGACACGCGCGGCCCGAAGGACTCGCTCGCGGATATCCGCGCGCAGCTGGACGGCTTGGTGCACAAGGGTTTCGTCACCGAGACCGGGCAGGACAGGCTGAAGCACGTCATCCGATACCTGCGGGGGATCGAACGGCGGCTGGAGAAACTCCCGACCGAGCCGACGCGGGACATCCAGCGCACCGGCGACATCGCGTGGCTCCGCAACGAGTACCAGGCGGCGCTGGACGCGTTGCCGCCAGGCACCTCGTCGCCCGCGCTGCGGGAGATCCGGTGGATGCTCGAGGAGCTGCGGGTCAGCTTCTTCGCCCAGACGCTCGGTACCGCCCACCCCGTCTCGCTGAAGCGCGTCATCAAAGCACTGGACGACGCCGCCGCCCCCCGCAATTAG
- a CDS encoding GOLPH3/VPS74 family protein, which yields MRRLTLVDSLFFLAHDEFTGKPALRGTGLGIGIAGSALCDLLLAERITVERKRIRPLSRRGLAHPPLDRVFSEILREPERHTVREWVGHLRHDLGGTVAVNLLAAGVIDRETDRMLLRKNHRYPPRDLLMSTAARSKVRAAVLGTEQPDPHSVCLALLAWTIGLDDFCEPELDRAGLRAWAGSTHRELPKALAELISGVDAVSAAVVYTGDRR from the coding sequence ATGCGTCGGCTGACCTTGGTCGATTCCCTGTTCTTTCTCGCCCACGACGAGTTCACCGGAAAACCCGCGCTGCGCGGCACGGGACTCGGCATCGGAATTGCCGGTTCCGCGCTCTGTGATCTCCTCCTCGCCGAGCGGATCACCGTGGAACGCAAACGAATCCGGCCGCTTTCGCGCCGCGGCCTCGCCCATCCACCGCTGGATCGGGTGTTCTCGGAAATCCTCCGCGAACCCGAGCGGCACACCGTCCGGGAATGGGTCGGCCATCTCCGCCACGATCTCGGGGGAACGGTCGCGGTGAACCTGCTCGCCGCGGGAGTGATCGACCGCGAAACCGACCGGATGCTCCTGCGGAAGAATCACCGGTATCCGCCACGGGATCTGCTGATGTCGACGGCCGCGCGCAGCAAGGTGCGGGCGGCCGTCCTCGGCACCGAACAGCCGGATCCGCATTCGGTCTGCCTGGCCCTGCTGGCCTGGACCATCGGTCTCGACGATTTCTGCGAACCGGAGCTCGACCGCGCCGGCCTGCGGGCCTGGGCCGGGTCCACGCACCGGGAACTCCCGAAGGCGCTCGCCGAACTGATCTCGGGGGTGGACGCGGTGAGCGCCGCCGTCGTCTACACCGGCGACAGGCGATGA